One window from the genome of Chionomys nivalis chromosome 14, mChiNiv1.1, whole genome shotgun sequence encodes:
- the LOC130886956 gene encoding enhancer of rudimentary homolog, with translation MSHTILLVQPTKRPEGRTYADYESVNECIEGVCKMYEEHLKRMNPNSPSITYDISQLFDFIDDLADLSCLVYRADTQTYQPYNKDWIKEKIYVLLRRQAQQAGK, from the coding sequence ATGTCTCACACCATTTTGCTGGTACAGCCTACCAAGAGGCCGGAAGGCAGGACTTATGCAGACTATGAGTCTGTGAATGAGTGCATTGAAGGTGTTTGTAAGATGTATGAAGAACATCTGAAAAGAATGAATCCCAACAGCCCCTCCATCACATACGATATCAGTCAgttgtttgattttattgatgATCTGGCAGATCTCAGCTGTCTTGTTTACCGAGCTGATACACAGACGTACCAGCCTTACAACAAAGACTGGATCAAAGAGAAGATCTACGTGCTCCTTCGTCGACAGGCCCAACAAGCTGGGAAGTAG